GATATTAAAGTGCCTATTAGCTTTTCGCAGCGAATAGCCTGGGCAATGCGTAAAAACTCGCCTCAGTTGGAAGAAGCGCTGAATGACTGGATCAGAATGATGAAAAAAGAGGCCACGTATTATGTGATTTATAACAAATATTTTAAAAACGAAAAGAACTTCCGGCGACGAGAAAACAGCGATTTTTATAGTTTGAATAACAACAACATCAGCGAATTTGACGATCTGATAAAAGAACATTCCACTGAGTTGGGTTGGGATTGGCGGTTAATGGCTTCCATTATTTATCAGGAGTCGAGATTTAACCCTGAATCAGAGTCGTGGGCAGGAGCGCAGGGATTAATGCAAATGATGCCAACCACTGCAAAACGGTTTGGGGTAGAAGACCGCACAAACCCCGAGGAGAATCTTGCAGGCGGTGCAAAGATGTTAAAATTGTTATGGAACAGATTTGACGAAGTTCCGGACTCGGTGCAACGTATAAAACTAACTCTGGCATCTTATAATTGTGGGTACAGCCACGTTGTCGACGCACAAAAACTGGCCGATGAACTGGGCGTAAAAAACAATGTATGGGACGAAAATGTGGAGAAAATGATGTTAAAACTGAGTTATCCCGAAAATTACAATAAACCTTTTATCGAGTATGGTTATGTTCGGGGAATTGAGCCGGTAACTTATGTGAAACAAATTTTTACCCGCTACGAACATTACATTCAGCTTATTGAATAATTTGTTTTAAAGCTTTAAATGATAGCCACAAAAAAAGCCGCTTCACATTTGCGAAGCGGCTTTCGTATTTTATGCTAAGAAATTTCTTAGTTAACGTCGATAGCGTTTAAGTCTTCAAAAGCAACTTTTAAACGAGCAATCAAAGCTTCTTCACCTTTACGAACCCAAACACGTGGATCGTAGAATTTTTTGTTTGGCTTGTCGTCTCCGTCTGGATTACCAATTTGTCCTTGCAGGTAGTCGTGGTTGGCAGCTTCGAAAGCACGAACTCCATCCCAATATGCCCACTGAGTATCAGTATCGATGTTCATTTTAATAACACCATAACCAATTGCTTCACGAATTTCGGCATGTGTTGAACCTGAACCACCGTGGAATACAAAGTTTACTGGTTTTGAATTCTCTAAACCAAGTTTTTCAACAATGTATTTTTGTGAGTTGTCAAGAATTTTTGGAGTAAGTTTTACGTTACCTGGTTTGTAAACACCGTGTACATTACCAAAAGATGCAGCAATTGTGAAGTTAGGAGAAACTTTGCTCAACTCTTCGTATGCATAGCAAACTTCTTCTGGCTGAGTGTACAATTTTGATGCGTCAACGTCAGAGTTGTCAACACCATCTTCTTCACCACCGGTGATACCTAATTCAATTTCAAGAGTCATGCCCATTTTCGACATTCTCTCTAAATATTTTTTGCTGATTTCGATGTTTTCTTCAATTGGCTCTTCAGAAAGATCCAACATGTGCGAGCTGAACAATGGTTTTCCTGTTTCAGCAAAGTTTTTTT
The sequence above is a segment of the uncultured Draconibacterium sp. genome. Coding sequences within it:
- a CDS encoding transporter substrate-binding domain-containing protein, yielding MTKRFFSYIFLILLAFQISCNFIHSNKKTHSKSKLVKRDLDDIKKEGVLNVLTTYSSTSYFLYKGQPMGYEYEMLKRFAKHLDVELNIVISNDLDTMQELLNTGKVDLIAHGMTVTRERKKHTQFSEYLYLTHQVLVQRKPENWRKMKWSELQKSLIHDAIELIDDTVSVRANSSYIKRLANLSEELGGEIYIDTLAGDLSTDRIIEMVANGEIKYTVADNNIASIHASYYPILDIKVPISFSQRIAWAMRKNSPQLEEALNDWIRMMKKEATYYVIYNKYFKNEKNFRRRENSDFYSLNNNNISEFDDLIKEHSTELGWDWRLMASIIYQESRFNPESESWAGAQGLMQMMPTTAKRFGVEDRTNPEENLAGGAKMLKLLWNRFDEVPDSVQRIKLTLASYNCGYSHVVDAQKLADELGVKNNVWDENVEKMMLKLSYPENYNKPFIEYGYVRGIEPVTYVKQIFTRYEHYIQLIE
- the fbaA gene encoding class II fructose-bisphosphate aldolase translates to MGKIAENVKPGVVTGSDLQFIFEVAKENQFAIPAVNVVGSSSVNAIMEAAAQVNAPVMIQFSNGGAVFNAGKGLKMDGQEAAVLGAVAGAKHIHTLAEAYGVRVILHTDHAAKKLLPWIDGLLDASEKNFAETGKPLFSSHMLDLSEEPIEENIEISKKYLERMSKMGMTLEIELGITGGEEDGVDNSDVDASKLYTQPEEVCYAYEELSKVSPNFTIAASFGNVHGVYKPGNVKLTPKILDNSQKYIVEKLGLENSKPVNFVFHGGSGSTHAEIREAIGYGVIKMNIDTDTQWAYWDGVRAFEAANHDYLQGQIGNPDGDDKPNKKFYDPRVWVRKGEEALIARLKVAFEDLNAIDVN